A single window of Lepeophtheirus salmonis chromosome 2, UVic_Lsal_1.4, whole genome shotgun sequence DNA harbors:
- the LOC121113791 gene encoding uncharacterized protein gives MNETLENNFLQDDLILEENTVNTRYDPCHNYENSIIILIILLVSISGFIFYFVLLFTRRYYISGYDIIYGLITFFTLIRFGPKLWGALDVHGLKSVSQTSCKLVSFTEFGLRHVNVFLIMCLVAYAYYSMTMDKEYLDQKLKKGFPWLIMSCFVVEGATGMIPAIYSDVSPRYVSCDFIMSENTSLEWFLFGQMLFAAILPDIIPFLLLIYPLYKLGKSLKQIEDKNVRASIRNVLIITWTHIFLCLPRALHTVIMLPILKGWSVTEDSTIVCITDGIFRVTTEIWHVIFFLVIIYGDPQLSESAPQCHQHISPLLQSWYRRLW, from the exons ATGAACGAAACATTGGAGaacaattttttacaagatGATCTCATTCTAGAAGAAAACACAGTCAATACCCGCTATGATCCTTGTCATAATTACGAAAACTCCATCATCATACTTATCATTCTTCTTGTGTCCATCTCTGGATTCATATTTTACTTTGTCCTTCTTTTTACGAG GCGTTACTACATATCCggatatgatataatttatggactcataacattttttactCTTATTCGATTCGGTCCCAAGTTATGGGGAGCATTGGATGTTCATGGACTTAAATCCGTTTCGCAAACTAGTTGTAAGCTTGTTTCCTTTACTGAATTCGGACTTCGGCacgtaaatgtatttttgatcaTGTGCCTCGTGGCCTATGCATACTACTCCATGACGATGGATAAGGAATATTTGGATCAAAAG CTGAAGAAAGGCTTTCCATGGCTAATTATGTCCTGCTTCGTTGTAGAGGGGGCAACAGGGATGATCCCTGCGATTTATTCTGATGTTTCACCAAGATATGTATCATGTGATTTCATAATGAGTGAGAACACATCTCTAGAATGGTTTCTCTTTGGTCAAATGCTGTTTGCCGCCATTCTTCCAGACATTATCCCCTTCCTTCTCCTGATTTACCCCCTCTATAAATTGGGAAAGTCATTGAAACAAATAGAAGATAAAAACGTTCGAGCCTCCATTCGTAATGTCCTCATTATAACTTGGACACACATATTCTTATG tcTTCCTCGAGCCTTACACACCGTCATCATGCTTCCCATTCTCAAGGGTTGGTCCGTCACTGAAGATTCCACCATCGTATGTATAACAGATGGTATTTTTCGAGTCACTACAGAGATATGGCACGTCATATTCTTCCTTGTGATCATTTACGGTGATCCTCAGTTGAGTGAAAGTGCACCACAATGCCATCAGCACATTTCCCCTCTTCTACAAAGTTGGTATAGACGTCTatggtaa